Proteins co-encoded in one Leptidea sinapis chromosome 16, ilLepSina1.1, whole genome shotgun sequence genomic window:
- the LOC126968659 gene encoding terpene synthase-like, whose translation MVAQAKKWRGIFNFCLRLMQLFSDQKTDYSNLVIKLGMYFQVRDDYCNICKPKALQECSPDTNENSGDFYDDLTESKFTLPIIHATKTLKRDAVLNILKQKTNDLTLKQYCVSLLEQAGSLQYTRDLLTKLDSELRDEIKKFGGNPPLEAVLDDLLTWRDT comes from the exons AATGGCGTGGCATATTTAATTTCTGTTTGCGTTTGATGCAACTGTTCAGTGACCAGAAGACAGATTACTCTAACTTAGTAATAAAGTTAGGCATGTATTTTCAAGTGAGAGATGATTACTGCAATATATGTAAGCCAAAG GCTTTACAAGAATGTTCACCAGATACCAATGAG AATTCTGGAGATTTCTATGATGATCTAACAGAGTCCAAGTTCACACTACCGATTATTCATGCTACCAAGACGTTGAAACGTGACGCTGTATTGA ATATATTAAAGCAAAAGACCAACGACCTTACGCTGAAGCAGTACTGCGTGTCTCTGTTGGAACAAGCCGGCAGTCTGCAGTACACTCGGGATCTCTTGACTAAGCTCGATTCCGAATTGCGAGATGAG ATTAAGAAGTTTGGAGGTAATCCTCCTCTGGAAGCTGTTTTGGACGACCTTCTTACCTGGCGagacacataa